In Pleomorphomonas sp. T1.2MG-36, the genomic stretch TCCCGGGCAGGAAAAGAAGCGGCAGCATGGCGATGTTGACCAGGACTACGAAGCCGGTGAACCGCAGCGCGGTGAGGAGCCCCGTCATCAGCGGCTGCGGCACGCCGGGCCGGTCGGTCGGGTAGCGCGTCCGCTCGACGACGTCCGCGACCTCGTCGGCATAGAGGCCGGCGAACAGCGCCGCCACCGGCGCCACCAGAAAGCCGAGGCCGACGAACAGGAGCAGGCCGGCCAGCCAGTCGGCAGCCGTCTGCCATTCGGCCGGCAGCATGACGACGAGGTAGTCCGCCGCCGCGAAGGTGCCGATCCAGACGACGGCGAGCAGCGCCAGCGTCAGGCCGATCGACTTCCACAACACCGTCCGGAACGGTGGCGTCGGGATGTCGCGGAGCGCTGTCAGCACGGCGTTCAACATTCTTGGAATTCTCCATTCGATGCCGTGTTGGCGCGGCTTGCCGGTCACTTGGGAATGGTCTAGGCCAAATGGAAGAGCCGTCCGCATCAATGCCGGACCAAGGAGACGTTTTTCCCATGAGCCTCGATTTCGATGTGCTGACCATCGGCAATGCCATCGTCGACATTCTCTCGCCGACCGAAGAGGATATGCTCGTCAAGCTCGGCGTTACCAAGGGCATGATGCGGCTGATCGACGCCGAGGAGGCCGAGCGCATCTACGGCATGATGGGACCGGCCGTTGAGGCGTCGGGCGGTTCGGCTGCCAACACTGCAGCCGGCGTCGCTTCGTTCGGTGGTCACGCCGCCTACATCGGCAAGGTGGCGACCGATGCCTTCGGCGAGGTCTTCACGCACGACATCCGCTCCCAGGGGGTGCATTTCGAGACTCGACCGCTGTTCGACGGCGCACCCACTGCCCGCTGCATGATCCTGATCACGCCCGATAGCGAGCGGACGATGAACACCTATCTCGGCGCCTGTCATCACCTTACCGTTGACGACATCGAGGAGAAGGTGGTGGCCGCTGCCCGCTATACCTATCTCGAGGGCTTCCTGTGGGACCCGCCGGCGGCCAAGGAGGCCTTCCGCAAGGCCGCCGCCATTGCCCACGCGCACGGCCGCCTCGCCTCGATCACCCTGTCCGACAGCTTCTGTGTCGATCGCTTCCGCCCCGAATTCCTCGACTTGATGCGCTCGGGCACGGTCGATCTCGTCTTCGCCAACAAGGAAGAGGCCAAGGCGCTTTACGAAACGCACGATCTCGACACGGCGGTGAGCTGCCTCAGGCGCGATTGCAAGGCGGCGGCCGTGACGCTGGGCGGCGACGGGGCGCTCGCCTTTGAGGGAGCCGAACTGGTATCGGCGCCGGCTTCTGAAGTGGACGAATTGGTCGATATGACCGGAGCCGGCGACCAGTTCGCCGCCGGCTTCCTCTATGCTCGCTCGCGCGGCCTCTCGCTGGCCGAGGCGACGCGGCTCGGCTGCCTCGCTGGTGGCGAATGCGTCGGCCACATCGGCCCGCGTCCGGCAGTCAGCCTTGCCCAGCTTGCGCGCGATACCGGGCTGAAGCTGCCGGCCTGAGTCAATTCTCCGACGTCGAAATCAAGCTGAAGCCGCGTTAGCGGCTTTCCGGCGCCAAGGGCGCCGCGCGAAGCGTTTCTTCCGTGGCGGAGCCTCGGAAGACGGAAAGCGAAGCGTAAGCCAAGGCGCGGAGCGCCGCCGGCGACTGAGGCAAGAACAGATCGAAGCCGCGACGCGGCTTCCGGCGCCAAGGGCGCCGCGCGAAGCGTTTCTTCCGTGGCGAAGCCTCGGAAGACGGAAAGCGAAGCGTAAGCCAAGGCGCGGAGCGCCGCCGGCGACTGAGGCAAGAACAGTCGAAGCCGCGACGCGGCTTCCGGCGCCAAGGGCGCCGCGCGAAGCGTTTCTTCCGTGGCGAAGCCTCGGAAGACGGAAAGCGAAGCGTAAGCCAAGGCGCGGAGCGCCGCCGGCGACTGAGGCCGAAAATTAAAGCATGGCCGGCAATACGCGATCCGGCAGGTGATGCTCGTCCATGAAGGCGCGGATGTTGACGATCACCTTCTCGCCCATCTCGATGCGGCTTTCGATGGTGGCCGACCCCATGTGAGGCAACAGCAGCGCGCGGCCGCATTTGACGAGTTTCGGGTTGATGGACGGCTCCTGCTCATAGACGTCCAGGCCTGCG encodes the following:
- a CDS encoding sulfate transporter family protein produces the protein MLNAVLTALRDIPTPPFRTVLWKSIGLTLALLAVVWIGTFAAADYLVVMLPAEWQTAADWLAGLLLFVGLGFLVAPVAALFAGLYADEVADVVERTRYPTDRPGVPQPLMTGLLTALRFTGFVVLVNIAMLPLLFLPGINVPIFLAVNAYLLGREYFEQVAMRFRPFEEARALRRAHSGKVMLAGLTIAVVLAVPVVNILTPLYATALMVHVVKLTERQRRP
- a CDS encoding adenosine kinase, whose product is MSLDFDVLTIGNAIVDILSPTEEDMLVKLGVTKGMMRLIDAEEAERIYGMMGPAVEASGGSAANTAAGVASFGGHAAYIGKVATDAFGEVFTHDIRSQGVHFETRPLFDGAPTARCMILITPDSERTMNTYLGACHHLTVDDIEEKVVAAARYTYLEGFLWDPPAAKEAFRKAAAIAHAHGRLASITLSDSFCVDRFRPEFLDLMRSGTVDLVFANKEEAKALYETHDLDTAVSCLRRDCKAAAVTLGGDGALAFEGAELVSAPASEVDELVDMTGAGDQFAAGFLYARSRGLSLAEATRLGCLAGGECVGHIGPRPAVSLAQLARDTGLKLPA